The sequence below is a genomic window from Bacteroidales bacterium MB20-C3-3.
AGAGATAGAATATTTCATTGATAAATTGACTTATCAGAGAACAAGCTTAAAAAAAATCCGGAGAGATGAAAAATTCAACTCTCCGGATCTATTCAAACATAACGGCTATTTACTAAGAACCCAGGGTAACCTCAAGTTTATTGCCAGTTTCGAGTAGTTTCTCATCTTTCACTACATCAATTCTCAGCCTGTCACCTTGCTTGAATCTTCCACTGATAATTGCCTCTGCTACCAAATCTTCCAGATTTCTCTGTATTGCTCTTTTAAGAGGTCTAGCTCCAAATTGAGGATCATATCCCTCTTCAGCTACAAATTTCTTTGCTTCATCAGTTATATCAAGTTTGTAGCCGGCCAAATCAATCCTTTTAAGGAGATCGTCAAGTTCAATATCAATTATTTTACACAAGTCTTCTCGTCCAAGAGTGTTGAAGAGTATCTGCTCATCAAGTCTGTTCAGAAATTCGGGAGAGAATGTTTTCTTAAGAGCTTTTTCGATAATATGTTTGGTATTGTCGTTAATATTTCTCTTTGTAGCATTCGAGAATCCCAGACCGGCTCCAAAATCCTTGACCTCTCTGCTGCCAATGTTTGATGTCATAATCATGAGAGTATTTCTGAAATCAATATGTCTTCCGTTACTGTCAGTAAGTCTTCCCTCATCCATCACTTGCAGAAGAAGATTAAAAATATCCGGGTGGGCCTTTTCAATTTCGTCAAGAAGAACAACTGAATATGGTCTTCTTCTTACCTTTTCACTTAACTGACCACCCTCTTCATATCCAACATAGCCCGGGGGAGCTCCAATCAGCCTGCTTACTGCGAATTTCTCCATATATTCGCTCATATCAATTCTAATTAGATTATCAACCGAGTCAAACAGGTATTCAGTTAGTATTTTGGCAAGTTGAGTCTTTCCAACACCGGTGGGTCCAAGAAACAGGAAGCTCCCTATAGGTTTGTTGGGATCCTTTAGTCCTGCTCTGTTACGCTGAATAGCTTTTACGACTTTGTCAACGGCATCGTCTTGGCCAATTAACCTCTTTTTAAGATTCACTCCCATTTTGGCAAGTTTATCTCCCTCTTTTTCAGCTAACTTATGTATTGGGACGCTTGTTATCATCGAGAGAACTTCTGCAACATCGTTCTCGTCAACAAGCTGGGGATGAAGATTTTGTTCTTCATTCCATGCTTTTTGAGCAAGTTCAAGCTCTTCTAGTTTTTGTTTTTCAAGATCTCTTAGTTGGGCGGCCTTTTCAAATTGGCTATTGCTTACAGCCAGCCTTTTTTCAGTTTTTATAGGTTCAATCTCCTTTTCAATTGCAGAGATAAAATCTGGAACCTTAAGATGCATAAGGTGAACTCTGGATCCGGCTTCATCCAGAGCATCAATAGCTTTGTCAGGCAGACATCTGTCTGTGACATATCTCTGGGATAATCTGATACATGCTATGAGAGCCTCATCGGTGTATTTTACATTATGGTGCTTCTCATATCTCTCTTTTATGTTCTGTAGTATTATATGAGTCTCATCAAAGTTGGTGGGTTCAACCATTATTTTTTGAAACCTTCTCTCTAATGCCCCGTCTTTTTCAATAAACTCACGGTACTCATCAAGTGTTGTTGCTCCAATACACTGAATCTCTCCCCTCGCTAAGGCAGGTTTAAGCATGTTTGCGGCATCAAGAGAACCAGAGGCACCTCCTGCTCCAACAAGCGTGTGAAGTTCGTCTATGAAAAGAATAATGTTGGGATTTTTTGTCAATTCATTCAGGATTGACTTCATTCTCTCCTCAAATTGACCTCTGTATTTTGTCCCTGCTACAATTGAACCAATATCAAGTGATATAATTCTTTTATTCAGAAGAACTCTGGAGACCTTTCTCTGTGCTATTCTCAATGCGAGACCTTCCGCAATTGCAGATTTTCCTACTCCAGGTTCTCCTATCAAAACAGGGTTGTTCTTCTTTCTTCTGCCTAAAATCTGAGCCAGCCGTTCTATCTCTTTATCTCTGCCTACCACTGGGTCTAGTTTCGCTTCAAGTGCAGCTGATGTAAGATCAAATCCAAAACTGTCAAGAACCGGAGTGTCAGAAGTTGATTTTACTGCTCTGGCTGATTTAATTTTGGAATCTGCTTCGTTTTCATTATTTACATTATCATATATCTCACCATCAAATTGGGATCCTGATATCGGTTTTGCTGAGTCTTTGCCCTTTAATATTCCCTGTACTCTATCATAAGACAGGTTAAACTCTTTTAGGATTGGTATTGAAACCCCCTCATCGCTTCTTAATATTGCGAGAAAAAGATGAAGAGGGCCTGGTTTGGATTCCTTCAGAGATCGTGCCTCCAGGTACATTATCTTAAGTGAATTCTCGGCACCTTTAGATAAATTAATTTTATCTGCCTGATCATATGGAACCATCTGGCCATTTTTTAACTGCCCTTCAATCTTTACTTTAAGATCTTTATAGTCTATTCCAAAATTCATTATTATCTCAAAAGCAGCATTGTCCTGATGCCTGATTATTCCTAAAATCAGATGGTCAACACTTATTGTGTAGCTGCCCATTCGCATGGCCTCTTCTCTGCTGTAAGAGATTATTTCATTTAGTTCGTTGGAAAGTATAAGATTCATTTTGATTTGTGAAATTATTTGCAAATTTACTCAATTTAGACAAATAGAATTTCAATTTGTTCAATCTATTTTTTATTCCTAATTTTACACCTCTTTTTTTAAAAGGAAAGTTGAAGATATAATGATACAAGAATCTGAAAACAACCAAAGAATAATCAAAATTAACATAGAGGACGAGATGAAAAGCGCTTACATCGATTATTCGATGTCTGTGATTGTCTCTCGTGCCCTTCCGGATGTTAGAGATGGACTAAAACCTGTTCACAGAAGGGTCCTTTACGGCATGTCTGAATTGGGTCTTACATCAGGTGCCTCTTACAAAAAGTCCGCCCGTATTGTGGGAGAGGTACTGGGAAAATTCCACCCTCACGGGGACTCAAGTGTTTATGAGGCAATGGTTAGGATGGCCCAGGAGTGGAGTATGAGATACATGCTTGTTGATGGTCAGGGTAACTTTGGCTCAATTGACGGTGACTCTGCTGCGGCAATGAGGTATACCGAGGCCAGGTTTAAAAAGATTGCGGAGGAGGTACTGGCAGACCTTGAAAAAAACACAGTTGATTTTAAACTGAATTTTGACGACTCTCTTCAGGAGCCAACCGTTTTGCCTGCAAAGGCTCCTCTTTTATTACTAAATGGTGCTTCCGGAATTGCTGTAGGTATGGCAACAAATATGCCTCCTCATAATTTATCGGAGGTGGTGGATGCAATATCGGCATATATAGATAATAATGAAATCTCCACTGAGGAGCTTTTACAATATATAAAGGGACCCGATTTCCCTACAGGAGGTACAATTTTAGGGATGCAGGGGATCAAAGATGCTTTTGAGACAGGCAGGGGAAGAGTGGTAGTGAGAGCTAAATCAGAAATTGAGGTATCAGAAAGTGGCAGAGAGACTATTGTTATTTCCGAGATACCTTACATGGTTAACAAGAGGGAGTTAATTGAAAAAATTGCTGAACTTGTTGAGGAGAAGAGAGTTGAGGGCATAGCGTATATAAATGACGAAAGTGACAGAAGGGGAATGCGCATAGTGATTAAGCTAAAGATAGGAGCAGTTGCCAATGTAATTCTCAATACTCTCTATAAATACACACAACTCCAGTCTAGTTTCTCTGTAAATAATATTGCATTAGTTGACGGAAGGCCGAGAATGCTTAATTTAAAACAGCTTATTAAGTATTTTGTACGCCACAGGCATGATGTTGTTATCAGGAGAGCAAAATTTGAACTGGAACAGGCAGAGAAGAGAGCTCATATTCTTGAGGCACTTCTTAAAGCGCTGGATCATATTGATGAAATAATCAGACTGATAAGAGAATCTAAAACCGTTGACGAGGCAAAAAACAGACTTATTGAAAGGTTTGCTTTTTCTGAAATTCAGGCAACAGCAATTGTTGAGATGAGATTAAGGCAGTTAACTGGTCTTGAGCGCTCCAAACTTCAGGCAGAATATGATGAACTTGTTAAGTTGATTAATCACCTTAATGAGGTTCTGGCAGATCTCTCTCTGCAGATGCAAATCATTAAAGATGAATTGGCAGATTTAAAAGCAAGATTTGGTGATAACAGACGGACAGAGATTCAACCATCTGCAGAAGATTTTAATCCTGAAGATTTCTATCCAAACGAAGATGTCGTTATTACCATTTCTCACCTGGGATATATAAAACGCACTCCACTTGCTGAATATAGAATTCAGAACAGGGGAGGAGTTGGGGCAAAAGGCAGTACAACCCGCGAAGAGGATTTCATACAGCATATTTATGTTGCAAACATGCACAGTACAATGCTGTTCTTTACTCAAAAAGGTAAATGTTTCTGGCTTAAGGTTTACGAAATTCCTGAAGGGACTAAGGCCTCCAAAGGAAGAGCTATCCAGAATGTTCTTAATATTGATCCGGACGATAAGGTTAAGGCATACATTAATGTCGGTAAATTAAATGATGATGAATATATTAATTCAAACTTCATAATACTGGCTACCAAGAGGGGAGTTGTAAAGAAGACCTCTCTTGAAGCCTACTCAAGACCCAGGACTAATGGCGTTAATGCAATTACAATCAGGGAAAATGACGAATTACTGGAAGCTGTGCTTACTAATGGTAAGTGTGAAATACTATTGGCTGCAAGAGGTGGAAAGTGTGTCAGATTTAATGAAGAGGATGTAAGAGCCATAGGCAGAACTGCTTCCGGGGTTAGAGGAATCAACATATCAGAGGATGATGAAGTAATTGGTATGATTTGTGTAGATATCCTAAACAAAGAGACGGAAAAGAGGCATATTCTGGTAGTTAGTGAAAATGGATATGGAAAGAGATCTGATCTGGATGACTACAGAATAACCAGCAGGGGAGCTAAAGGCGTTAAGACGATAAATATTACAGAGAAAACGGGTTCTTTGATAGCAATAAAAGATGTTACGGATGAAAATGATCTTATGATTATCAATAAATCCGGAATTACCATCAGAGTTGCGGTTGCCGATATAAGGGTTGCAGGTAGGGCTACTCAGGGAGTGAAGCTCATTAATCTCAGAGAGGGAGATATGATTGCAGCTGTCTGTCGGGTTAATAAAAGTGAAGACAAACCTGTAGAAACCGAAGAATAAATAATTATTTAAGATTAATCAAATTTTCGAAATTCAAATGAAAAAATTATTACTTGCCCTTTCATTGATACTTTCTATCTCGTTGGGCGCACAGAACAAAGACGCAGAAAAGGGGATAAAGGACTTGGAAAAAGCACAAAAAGATGCAGCCAATCCTAAAAAGGCCACTAATCCTGCAACCTGGTTAAAAGTTTCCGATGCGTACGCAACTATCTATGACGCTCCAATTAAGTCAATTTGGCTGGGTGCATCTCAGCTGGAGCTTAAGGTAATTCTAAAAGATCAAAGGATTCTATCATCAGAAGCTAAATCTGTAAACGGAGTTCCTTACAATATCGATACCTATTCAGATAAGGATCTTTATTATGGACAAGATGGTACTCTTGCTGCATGGGTGGTTACAAAGCCATACCTTGGAGGAGACTTACTTAAACTGGCTATGGAGTCACTTGATAAAGCTGCAGAGACTGCAAACGGATCAAAGAACAAAGATATTGCTGAGAGGTTAACTCTTATGAAAGGACGCTACTTTAACGAAGGTATGAATAGCTACACTTTGGGAGATTTCAAAGCTGCATCATTAAATTTTGAAGAGGCAGCCAAAATCAGCGTTAACCCACTGGTAAATGCACCGGATACTACAATTATGTATTATGCAGGTATTACTGCAAATATGTATGGAGATTCAGACAGAGCTATCAAGTTTTTTGAAATGTCTCTTGCCAATAACTTTGATTCAAAAGGTGATTTGTTTTCCAATCTTTCAGAGTCATACAAAAAATCCGGTAATCTTGAGAAGGCAAAAGATGTTCTTTTGGCAGGTTTTACAAAATATCCTTTGAACCAAAGCATTCTTGTTTCTCTTATTAACATCTATCTTGAAACTAATGATGATCCAAATAAAGTTTTAGATTTGATAAGAAAAGCTCAGGAGAACGAGCCAAAGAACGCTTCACTCTATTACGCAGAAGGAAATGTTTGGAAAAAACTTGACAACATTGAGAAGGCAATTGAATGCTATAAGAAGTCTGTTGATGTAGATCCAAACTATGTATTTGGTTCATTTGCAGTTGGAACAACATATTATGATAAGGCTGTTGATATACAGACAAAGGCTGCAGACGAGATGGACGACAAGAAATACGAGGCTATGGTAAAACAACTTGAAGAGTATCTTGAACTTTCAATTGCTCCTTTTGAAAATGCATTCAATACAGCTCAGGATCAGGACATAAAAGCAATCGTTGCAGAGTACCTGAAGAACATTTACTTCCGTTTCCGTGAAAAAGGAGATAGCTTTATGGAGGGCTATAAGAAATACAACGCAATATTTGAAGCTAATAAGCAATAGTATTTACAAGTAAATATTTCAGAAGGAGGCCGACTGAAAGCAATTTTTAGTTGGTCTCTTTTTTTCTTGTATAATAATTTAGTCTATTTTCTCAGTTAGTTTTTGAACAAGTTTAAAGTTCGAAAAGAACTCTCTTGCGAATACCCTTATAACAGTGTAAGCAGGAATTGCTACAAGCATGCCAATAATGCCGCCAATACTTGAGGCAATAAGGATTACAATAAAAATTTCCAGAGGATGGGCCTGAACACTATTTGAATATATGTAAGGTTGAAAGAGAAAAACATCAATCATATGTGTAACAAAG
It includes:
- a CDS encoding tetratricopeptide repeat protein produces the protein MKKLLLALSLILSISLGAQNKDAEKGIKDLEKAQKDAANPKKATNPATWLKVSDAYATIYDAPIKSIWLGASQLELKVILKDQRILSSEAKSVNGVPYNIDTYSDKDLYYGQDGTLAAWVVTKPYLGGDLLKLAMESLDKAAETANGSKNKDIAERLTLMKGRYFNEGMNSYTLGDFKAASLNFEEAAKISVNPLVNAPDTTIMYYAGITANMYGDSDRAIKFFEMSLANNFDSKGDLFSNLSESYKKSGNLEKAKDVLLAGFTKYPLNQSILVSLINIYLETNDDPNKVLDLIRKAQENEPKNASLYYAEGNVWKKLDNIEKAIECYKKSVDVDPNYVFGSFAVGTTYYDKAVDIQTKAADEMDDKKYEAMVKQLEEYLELSIAPFENAFNTAQDQDIKAIVAEYLKNIYFRFREKGDSFMEGYKKYNAIFEANKQ
- the gyrA gene encoding DNA gyrase subunit A gives rise to the protein MIQESENNQRIIKINIEDEMKSAYIDYSMSVIVSRALPDVRDGLKPVHRRVLYGMSELGLTSGASYKKSARIVGEVLGKFHPHGDSSVYEAMVRMAQEWSMRYMLVDGQGNFGSIDGDSAAAMRYTEARFKKIAEEVLADLEKNTVDFKLNFDDSLQEPTVLPAKAPLLLLNGASGIAVGMATNMPPHNLSEVVDAISAYIDNNEISTEELLQYIKGPDFPTGGTILGMQGIKDAFETGRGRVVVRAKSEIEVSESGRETIVISEIPYMVNKRELIEKIAELVEEKRVEGIAYINDESDRRGMRIVIKLKIGAVANVILNTLYKYTQLQSSFSVNNIALVDGRPRMLNLKQLIKYFVRHRHDVVIRRAKFELEQAEKRAHILEALLKALDHIDEIIRLIRESKTVDEAKNRLIERFAFSEIQATAIVEMRLRQLTGLERSKLQAEYDELVKLINHLNEVLADLSLQMQIIKDELADLKARFGDNRRTEIQPSAEDFNPEDFYPNEDVVITISHLGYIKRTPLAEYRIQNRGGVGAKGSTTREEDFIQHIYVANMHSTMLFFTQKGKCFWLKVYEIPEGTKASKGRAIQNVLNIDPDDKVKAYINVGKLNDDEYINSNFIILATKRGVVKKTSLEAYSRPRTNGVNAITIRENDELLEAVLTNGKCEILLAARGGKCVRFNEEDVRAIGRTASGVRGINISEDDEVIGMICVDILNKETEKRHILVVSENGYGKRSDLDDYRITSRGAKGVKTINITEKTGSLIAIKDVTDENDLMIINKSGITIRVAVADIRVAGRATQGVKLINLREGDMIAAVCRVNKSEDKPVETEE
- a CDS encoding ATP-dependent Clp protease ATP-binding subunit, whose amino-acid sequence is MNLILSNELNEIISYSREEAMRMGSYTISVDHLILGIIRHQDNAAFEIIMNFGIDYKDLKVKIEGQLKNGQMVPYDQADKINLSKGAENSLKIMYLEARSLKESKPGPLHLFLAILRSDEGVSIPILKEFNLSYDRVQGILKGKDSAKPISGSQFDGEIYDNVNNENEADSKIKSARAVKSTSDTPVLDSFGFDLTSAALEAKLDPVVGRDKEIERLAQILGRRKKNNPVLIGEPGVGKSAIAEGLALRIAQRKVSRVLLNKRIISLDIGSIVAGTKYRGQFEERMKSILNELTKNPNIILFIDELHTLVGAGGASGSLDAANMLKPALARGEIQCIGATTLDEYREFIEKDGALERRFQKIMVEPTNFDETHIILQNIKERYEKHHNVKYTDEALIACIRLSQRYVTDRCLPDKAIDALDEAGSRVHLMHLKVPDFISAIEKEIEPIKTEKRLAVSNSQFEKAAQLRDLEKQKLEELELAQKAWNEEQNLHPQLVDENDVAEVLSMITSVPIHKLAEKEGDKLAKMGVNLKKRLIGQDDAVDKVVKAIQRNRAGLKDPNKPIGSFLFLGPTGVGKTQLAKILTEYLFDSVDNLIRIDMSEYMEKFAVSRLIGAPPGYVGYEEGGQLSEKVRRRPYSVVLLDEIEKAHPDIFNLLLQVMDEGRLTDSNGRHIDFRNTLMIMTSNIGSREVKDFGAGLGFSNATKRNINDNTKHIIEKALKKTFSPEFLNRLDEQILFNTLGREDLCKIIDIELDDLLKRIDLAGYKLDITDEAKKFVAEEGYDPQFGARPLKRAIQRNLEDLVAEAIISGRFKQGDRLRIDVVKDEKLLETGNKLEVTLGS